The sequence ACCTGATTTTTTAATTTCTGGCTATAAAAAAGAATCATATTCAGATTTGTTTTACAATACTGGTAAACCTAAAAGAATTGCTTCTATTGATTTAATTAAATTAAAATGGTTTAATCCTACACAACAAAAGTTTACCGAACAATTTCTACCAATTGAATTTTTTATTGATTTTAACCCTTTCATTAGGCCTGAAAAGATATAATTTGAAAAATGTATTTTTGCAACAAATTAAAATACATGAACCACCGACATTTTATGCTTCATAAACCACATGGCTATTTGAGTCAGTTTATATATGAGTTGAAACGCAAGAAAAAGTTACTAGGAGAGCTATATCCTTTTCCAGAAGGAACAATGGCAATAGGTCGCTTAGATGAAGATTCGGAAGGATTACTTTTACTAACAACCGATGGGAAAGTGAGTGAGCAAATTAGACGAAAAAGCGTTGAAAAAGAATATTATGCACAAGTGGATGGTATTATTACACAAGAAGCAGTAGATATAATGCAAAAAGGTGTCGAAATTGGTGTTAATGGAACCAAATACCTAACACGAAATTGCAAATCGAAGTTACTTCCTGTTTTACCCGATTATATAGGTCCAGGGAGAAGAATTAGAGACGAACGTCACGGACCCACTTCTTGGGTTTCGATAACTGTTACCGAAGGAAAATTTCGTCAGGTAAGAAAAATGACGGCAGCAGTTGGTTTTCCTACGTTACGTTTGATTAGAGTTAGGGTAGGAGATAGCCATTTAGAAGGCTTGCAAGCGGGTGCAGTAAAAGAGGTTAATGCGTTTTAATTTTTTTTTATTACCTTTGCACTGTTTTTTAAATAAAAAAATAAAGCTATTAACCGTGGCTATTAACTATTTACAATGAGAAAAATTATTTTTATTGCAATATTGATTTCACAATCAATTATTGCACAAGTTGGTATTGGAACAACTTCACCAGATTCAAAATCTATTTTAGATGTACATGGAACTGATAAAGGAATTTTAATACCAAGGCTAACTAGTGGGCAAATGAATGCCATTGCTTCACCACCACAATCTTTAATGATTTTTAATACAGATGTTAATTTGTATTATTATTACAGTACTTCAAGTAATTCATGGATGCCCGTTAATGTAGGTTCAATAGTAAATGAAGCTGGTACGTCTTATACATTGTCTACAAATGATAATGGAAGAATTTTAGATTTCACTTCAAACAGTACCATTACTCTAAATGTTCCAAATAATTTGCCAGTAGGTTTTCAGGTAAGTATTACACAAGCAGGAACAGGGCAAATAAACTTTGTAGGAACAGGAGGTATGGTTGTTAATAATAGATGGGGAGCAAAATCAACTTCAGGACAATGGGCGAAAGCTGGTATTGAAGTAAGAGCAACGAATGTTTCGGTATTAAGTGGTGATTTAAAATAGTTGAAAAATAATTTTAAACACATGAAAAAGTATATTTATAGTTTAGTTTTAACTTTAATTTCCTTAACATCATTTTCTCAATCATTACCTGCAAATAGGTATCACGCACCCTATATTTTAGATCAAGTAGCAGGAACACCTTCCTTTGCTTATAGTTTAAGAAAACTATCTAGAGGATATACAGGCTATGCGATTAAGATAAGAAGAAGTTCAGACAATGCGGAAGCAGAAGTTAGATTCAATAATAAAGATATTGTTGGAAGCGACAGTAATGTTGAGGTATCAGCAACTGGTGGAAGCGGAATAACGATAGGACAAGTAATGACATTTGCTGCTTTTGTAGGTACAAGCCATATTTATGTAAGTAAATGGTATGATCAAGGAGCAAATGCATATCATGCAGTGCAAACAAATACAAGTTTGCAACCCCAATTAGTATTAAATTCTGCGGGTGCTTCAAATAGTTTACCCTCTATTGTGTATAATGGAGATGCTTATGCAGATCATTTAGTAGTAAATCAACCCATACAGAATCTAATAAATAACGGAGTAAATGGCTCTTTTTTAATGGTGGGTAAGGCGACTCAAAACACCAACCAACATTCTTTTGGTATGCGAAATGAAGCTACGAATTGGAGATGGTCTATGCATATAAATTGGAGTGATGGATATTGTTATTTTGATGCTTCAGAAGTATGTTGTGCAACCAATAGAAGATTTTACAATGCATCTAGTATTAATATATACAAGCAATATTCTTTTGTGAGAGGAAGTAATTATAAAACAGTTCGTTTAAATAATACAGCAACAGCATTAAATAACTCTTCAGGTGCTTCCTATACCCAAACAGGAGGTGCTTTCTATTTAGGCTCTTGGGGAACTTCAAATGCCAAAGGATTTTATGGAAATACTACAGAAATTATTTTATTTCCTAAGGATTTAGCGGTAACAATATTGAACACTTTAGAAGTTGATCAAATGAATTTTTGGTTGTAATAAAAGTATAATGAATTTAAAAATGAGTCTTTTTAGGCTCATTTTTGTTTTGTAGTAATTAATTTTTAGAAACACTTATACCAGTTGTTATTTGAATTTACTGTAAAAGAAAATGATGATTTTTTTCTTGATATAAGATAGAAAATCAAAGCATAGCATCGCTACGTTTTTATTTTATATTGAAATAGCGAGTAAAAAAGAGCGTTTTATTCCAGTAAATTCAAATAATAAATGGTATTGCCATTTAATAGTAAGGAAGTAATTATATTTGATTAAAAATAAACAGTGATGAAACTAAAAATAATTGCTTTTTTGATGTTGCTTTCACAAATCGGTTTTGCACAAGACACGGTTATTTCTCAAGAATTATACGAAGGGAAATTGAGCACGATGGATATTTCTTTGTATTTGAAAATTCAAGAAGACGGTTGTCCTCATATTTATGCAACAGGAATGTATAAATACAAACAAAACAAAACAGATAATTGGCTACTTCTTAAAATAGTATATGCAGAAGAAAGAAATCAATTTACAATGGTGGAACATTTTAATACAGGAGTTTTAATTCTCACTAGAAAAGATGGAAAACTACAAGGCCTTTGGATTTCACCCGATGGTAAAAAACAATTCGAAGTAGATCTCACGAAAGTGAAAACATCTAAAGAAACCATTGAAAAACTAGAAGAAAAGCTCGACTTAGAATATTATTATGCGAATGATTGCTAATAAAAAAACGAATTGTAACTTGAAAATTACAATTCGTTTTTTTATGATATTAGAAGTGATTATACCAGTAAATTCAAGTGATAAATGGTATTATTTAAAAAGCTCAATAAAGAAAGCTTTCATCGCTTCCCAACTTCTTTTGTCTGCCTTTTCATTGTAAGCTGCACCTTTACTATTGTCAGTGTCTAAATCTTTATGTGTAAACGCATGTACAGCATTTGCGTAATAATTCATTTGCCAATCGGCTTTTGAAATTCTCATTTCATCTTGAAAAGCTTGTATTTCTTTTTGTGGAACATAAGGGTCATCAGCACCATGAAGAACTAATACCTTAGCAGTAATAGGTTGCGAAATACGCATTGGATCTTTTCCTAAACCACCATGAAAAGAAACCACTCCTTTCACTTTTAGACCGTCTCTTGCTGCTTCAATAGCACCTGTTCCTCCAAAACAATAACCAATTACGGCAATTTCATCCGCATTTGCACCTTGTTTTACCAATTGGTCAATAGCTAACTGAATGCGCTTTTGGTAATCTTTATAACTACTTTTAAAATAACCTGCCAATTTACCCGCTTCTGTTGTATTGGTTGGTTTGTTACCCATTCCATAAATATCCGCAACAAAAGCATGATACCCTAAATCTGCCAAAGCTTCAGCCGATTCTTTTGCATGATTATCAATACCCATCCAAGCAGGAAGCACAATTATTCCAATATTTTTAGGGTTGTCTTTTTTCGCTTTAGCAAAGAAACCTTCTAGTTTTTGAGTACCATCGGTATAATTAATTGTTTGAAGTTGTCCCATCATAGTAAAGCTTATGGATAATAAAAAAAGTGAGATGTATTTTTTCATTGGTTTGTATTGTTTTTATAATCTTTTATAGGGTTGTTTAATTTGAAAATTTCTATAAAAATAATCAAAACTGTGCGTTATTTGGCAAAATAGAATAGTTTAAATTCATTTGAATATTAAACCACTTTAAATTTTCCAATCGTTTTATCAAAAACTACAGATTCATTCTGGAACAATTCATTGAAAACATTTTGTTCAATCAAATTACAAGGTTGGTCTTTAACCAATTTATTAGGAGTTAAAACAATCATTTCATCACACAATTGAATTGCTAAATCAATATCATGTGTAGAGTATAAAATCGTTTTTCCTGTTTCGTGGGTTAATTTTTGAAGCAATTTTATTAAAGATACTTTGTGTACCAAATCCAAATGCGTGGTCGGTTCGTCCAAAATTATAATTGAAGTATCTTGAGCCAACGCTCTTGTGATTAAAGTTTTTTGCAATTGCCCATCACTAATTTCAAAATGCCTTTTATCTTTAAAATCACCAATACCTGTAAGCGCAATAGCGTTGTTTATTTTTTCCTTATCCTCAGGAGTTAGAGTACCTAACCAATTAGTATAGGGTTGCCTGCCTAAAGCCACAATTTCATAGACCGTTAAATTACTAGGAGGCAGACTTTCCGTTAAAACGATACTCAATTCTTGCGCAAGTTCTTTCGGTGGATAATCGCCTATTTTTTTTCCATTAATGAAAATATTTCCTTTAATAGGAGGAATAATACCAGTGAGTGTTTTTAGTAAGGTCGATTTTCCAATACCATTCGCACCTATTAGCGCAATCAATTTACCCGATACTAAACTAATATCGCAGTCCTCAATAATAGTAGTTGTTTTGCTTTTATTGGTATAGCCAATAGAAAGGTTTTCACTATGGATTACTTTTTTTGTCATTGTACTATTAGATTTTACTACTTTTTTTAAAGTTTTTATTGAACCACATAGGCACATAGTTTTATTTAAATGTTGCGTCAAAGTTTTCTTTTTTCTTAGGTGTTTATGTGGTGAAATTAATTAGTTTTTATTGAACCACATAGGCACATAGTTTTATTTAAATGTTGCGTCAAAGTTTTCTTTTTTCTTAGGTGTCTATGTGGTGAAATTAATTAGTTTTTATTGAACCACATAGGCACATGGTTTTATTTAAATGTTGCGTCAAAGTTTTCTTTTTTTCTTAGGTGTTTATGCGGTGAAATTAATTTTTATTGAACCACATAGGCACATAGTTTTATTTAAATGTTGCGTCAAAGTTTTCTTTTTTTCTTAGGTGTTTATGCGGTGAAATTAATTTTTATTGAACCACATAGGCACATAGTTTTATTTAAATGTTGCGTCAAAGTTTTCTTTTTTTCTTAGGTGTTTATGCGGTGAAATTAATTAGTTTTTATTGAACCACATAGGCACATAGTTTTATTTAAATGTTGCGTCAAAGTTTTCTTTTTTTCTTAGGTGTTTATGTGGTGAAATTAATTAGTTTTTATTGAACCACATAGGCACATAGTTTTATTTAAATGTTGCGTCAAAGTTTTCTTTTTTCTTAGGTGTTTATGTGGTGAAATTAATTAGTTTTTATTGAACCACATAGGCACATAGTTTTATTTAAATGTTGCGTCAAAGTTTTCTTTTTTCTTAGGTGTCTATGTGGTGAAATTAATTAGTTTTTTTTAACCACATAGGTAGGTAGTTATATCTTCTTTAAGTTTTTATAAAATTCATTTACAAATGTTTTTTGTCCATCTTTAAATATGTTTGTACAATTAAAATTTATTAAAATTCCTTTTGGAGCTTTTAGTAGTTTCATATAGGTTAATAATTGTGCTTCATGTATTGGATGCACTTCATTAACTGATTTTAATTCAACAACTAAAATATTTTCAATATACAAATCACATCTAAAATCGATATCTAACTCTTTACCTTTATAAATAACAGGCATTTTTAACTCTGATACAAAATTTATCTTTTTTATTTTTAATTCTTCAATTAAACAACTTTGATATACACTTTCAAGTAAACCAGCTCCCATGTATTTATGAACTTCTATAGCACAGCCAATTACCTCATAAGTTATTTCATTTATTTGTTTTTGAGTAGTCATGTTTTTCTACATTTTATAGATATACAATTTTGTTTTCTTATGTGTCTATGTGGTGAAAACTAAAATAGTTCTCAGCAAAACTAAAATATTTAGGAATAAGAATAGGGTTAAAGGAGAAAATTTAATTCAAATGATTATAGTTAATTTAAAGTTTTACCAAATCTTATCTTTGTATTTTTTGTACATGTTAAAATCATAAGTAGTATAAACTCTTATTCTTATTTGGTAGGGTGCTCTGCTGTAATCTAAATATATTCTTGGAAGCTGTAATTTTTCATCATACCTATAGATGCATTCTTCACCATACTCTGGGTTTGGATGTTTTTTTATTTCACTTTTCTTTTCAGCATTCTTTCGAGCTAATCGTTTAAGCTTTTCTAATGTTTCTTTACAGGACTTATAATTTTTAAAACGCAATGTCATATCGAGTTGATAAATGCCATATTTTTCGAATAAATCGGCAGTTATATTAAAATAGTTTACATTATATTGCCCGTCAACGTTACCCTTTACTAGTGGATGAGAAGTGAATTTTATTATGTTTTTTTCATCATAACTATCTCCATAATCAAACGGTCTATAGGATCTGCTTTCAATTTTACTCGGTTTTATAGTGCAATCATACCCTAAGAATACTTCAGAAACAAAATTTTTAATAAGGTTGTTTTGTCCAAAACTAGTTAGGCACATAAAGAGAGAAAGTAGGCTGTAAAATAATTTCATAGTAAGCTCATTATTTGTTTTTACATATTTTTTTTGAAAAACTAATTTTCAAAATCGTATTCAAACCATTTCTTAAATATGTATATTATTTTCTCTTTAACTTTTGGATTTAAATTGAAATAATTTGTGGTTTCTTCATAAACTAGCTCTTTTACGTCTTTTTTTAATTTTGGCATCCCTAATTCTCTTCGTATACTTCCTTTAAAAATAAAATCAGCACCAGTAACAGCTGCAATAATTAAGAATTGTTCTTTTACTAATTTTCGATTTATTTCGATGACAATATTTTTTTCTTCTGCCGCTTTTTTTATCGCTAAAATTAATCCATCTAAGATGCCATCATTATAAGAACCTCCTTGATAACTTTCAAGATTACCCACATAAGTTTTAATTAGGGATTTATTCGGATAAAGATTTGAAAATGAAATACCAATTTTATAGAAATAGTTATTAATTTCTGCTTCAATATCTACTCGCATGAATGATTCTCCATAAGTCTGTTGGGAGATGTAATAGTCTAGTTGTTGAAAAACACCTTTTGGATAATAGAAAATATTTCTTTGTAATTCCTCGGTGGTTTTATCGGTACTAATTATTTTTAAACTAGGGTTTAGATAAGCAAACTGTCGTAAAAAAGGATTTATTTGGTCATATACTAATTCCAAGTCTGTAAATATTTCTTGGTCTAATTTGGCTGTAAGGATAATACTTTTTTCTGTTTCTTGTGAAGTAGAAGCCGCAAAACCAAAAGAATTATCCTGTTTATGAAAAATGACAATAGAGGGAAGGTCATGAACTGTAATGGTAGCATTTGCATTTAATACTATAAATAAAGCTAAACCTAAATTAGAGAGTTGGTCATCTGTTTTTTGTAGTTTTTTCAAACGAATGAGCATTTTTTTTGTATCCGTATTGGTAATTTGAATAGTAAAACTATTTTCAGGCAAAAAAGTAATTTCAAAAACTGGATTTTCTAAAGCATCCTCCAAAATTTCTTCAAATAAATACTCTACTATTTGTTTATAACCATAAAAATTTAATTGACCAATGTACATTGCTGGTCTACTTCTAATATGATCTCTCCATTTGTAAGGACGTATAGTTTGTTCTTCCATAAATTATGTTTGTCAAAGTGTTTGTGATGCAAAATACAGATAGGAACAAAACTAAAATATTTAGGAACAGTAACCGATTTAATCAGTATTTTTTTTAATCTGAAATATAAAAAAAAACACCGTTGTAGAACGGTGTTTTTAGCATTAATTTATTTAATAAAAGTATATGAGATAATTTATTTTTTTTAAATATTACTTATAACTAATTGGAACATAAATATTGTTTTCATCCATGATGTAAGTTTTCGGATCAGTACCTTCTTTTACTTGCTTGCCTTGTAATTGAATCTTTTTACCTTTTACAATAAATTCTCCTTCAGCAAAAGGTTTTCCGTTAACTAAATATTCAATTTTATATTTTCCATCTTGAAAAGACGCTATACGATCCCAACTAGAAGGTTTAGCCGCGTTGTTAATAATATGAAACTGTGTGTTCGTATAATCTTTAAATTTATAGTATCGTAATAAATCTAAAGTGTTTCCTCTACGTTCTAATGCTTGTGCTAAATTTGCACTACCGTCTGGATGCTCTTCAGAATCAGTAAGACCAAATAGCTTTCCATTTTTATATAAACGTCCCTGAATATGTGCTTGGTTTTTAGAATTACCAAGAGATAATAAACGATGTAAAGGAAAGTTCACAGAAAAAGATGTTGGGTTGCCTTGATCGTCTGGTCTTAAATCGATATGCATTGTTTCGTCCCAAGGTCCTTTCATATTGTAAAGTAAACCAACTTCATGGTTTATATCAGGATTTTGATGTGTGTAGATTTCAAAATCCGAAACGAAAAACGGATCATTATCATAGATTGAATACGTCATTTGGTATTTTCCAGGAGACAATCTTTCAAAACTACCATACATATCGAAAGTATTTTTCACTTTGTCCAGCCAACGACCATTTCTATGTCCATTTTGTCCGTTAACAGCATTTATAAGTTTTCCATCTTTAAATATTTTAAGTTTAAAAGCAGACCAATTGTATTGAATGTTTCTACCTTCTATTGTTTTACTTGGAAGATAATATAAAGTAATCTGCGATAGATTAATGGTTCCGTTTTCAAGATCTAAATTAAAATTATCGCCCGTATAAGAGTTAAAACTTACCGCAGGGTCTTTTAATCTTCCAGTACTATAATCTGGCGTATAATATTTTTTAAGCTCTTCCTCCGCATTAAGACTAGCTGCTTTTGCTTTCACAGCTTCTTTGTCTGCTCCCATAATATAAACACTTGCATTTGAACGGTTTTCATCTTTAAAGAATTTATTTCCAGCAGCAGGAACATCCTTAGTAAAAACAACTTCTTTATATAAACCATTACCAATAGGGTATACAAAACCATATACGGCTTCATCATATTTATAACCTTCTGTATAAATACCATCGTCTGTATTGTCTGCAACTAGTTTATAATGAAACTCACCTTCTAATGGCGAATTAGAACCAGTTTTGTTATTTGAAGCAGGCTGATCTTCCAGTGCATTTTTTATGTTTTTTAAAAAACCTCCTTTTTTCTTCTTTTCCTTTTTCTCAGCTCCAGCATCAGCGTTGGAAGCAATTAGTTTTCGTTGCACCTTTATATAGGTTTCTTCTTGTTCAACTACGCTAATTTCGATAACTTTTGAAGGGTCGCTCACACCATATGAATACCATACTGATCCTTTAGGAAGTGTTTTTTGTGCCTGCATTTGCATTCCGTATAAGCACAAAACGATTGCAATTAATTTTTTCATTATTTTATATTTTCGGCAAATGTAGATTTTAATGATGGGTGGGTTTTCACCCATAAAGGGTGATATTTATAAAAAAAAACTCCAAGAGTTATCTAAAACTCCAAGTAACTTAGATTGAGAACAAGAGAGGGATAAAAAAAACATATAGGATTAAAGAAAAAAAACTATTTTTAGGTAGATTTTTTTTAAAGAATTTTAAAAACAACAATATGTCTCAACAATTTCTAAAAATACTCTTTGTAGCTTGTGTTTTATTTTTTAGTATCGCAAGTAAAAATAATAAGTTGCAATTAAAAAATGGAATAGACCCTTGTGAAAATGGTAAAGACACTATTATACACTTACAGTTCGAAAAAGATACTAGAACTACAGATTTTTATAAACTAATTCAATTTATAGAAAGTAAAGGAGAGTTTAACCGATTAGATAAGAAAAACCGATTAGATAGTGTTACCAATAACAATATTGTTCTTCAAAAGTTACTCTGCGAAAAGAAATATTTTAAATCACCCATTGAAAGATGGGTACTTGATGATGTTTTTTCTATTCGTTTTTTAATGACATCTAAAAAAGCAATTAAAGGGCATCCAGGCTTTTTTCCAAAGTTCAGTATAACACAATTTAATTTTAAAACTGAAAAAGAGAAAAATATCGCTTTCGATAAAATTAAAGAAATTGGTTGGGGCGATCCATTAAAAAAATGGAACGATTATTATATAATCGAGAATACAACTAGAATAATAATACTCGAATCTTATGTAACCATGTTTGGAGAAACTAAAAACAGGTATGGGAAAATGATTCAAAAAGAGTGGGTTAGTGAAAACAAGAATTAATAGTAGACAAATAGTCTTTAAATGTGTTGTAGGTATTTTTAAGCATTTTGAAAATATTACTTTAAAAAAAAGAGGCATTCTTTTTTGGAAGCCTCTTCTTAAGTATTAATAGTTAAGCATCAATTACCAAACA is a genomic window of Flavobacterium jumunjinense containing:
- a CDS encoding ABC transporter ATP-binding protein, with the translated sequence MTKKVIHSENLSIGYTNKSKTTTIIEDCDISLVSGKLIALIGANGIGKSTLLKTLTGIIPPIKGNIFINGKKIGDYPPKELAQELSIVLTESLPPSNLTVYEIVALGRQPYTNWLGTLTPEDKEKINNAIALTGIGDFKDKRHFEISDGQLQKTLITRALAQDTSIIILDEPTTHLDLVHKVSLIKLLQKLTHETGKTILYSTHDIDLAIQLCDEMIVLTPNKLVKDQPCNLIEQNVFNELFQNESVVFDKTIGKFKVV
- a CDS encoding GxxExxY protein, with protein sequence MTTQKQINEITYEVIGCAIEVHKYMGAGLLESVYQSCLIEELKIKKINFVSELKMPVIYKGKELDIDFRCDLYIENILVVELKSVNEVHPIHEAQLLTYMKLLKAPKGILINFNCTNIFKDGQKTFVNEFYKNLKKI
- a CDS encoding pseudouridine synthase — protein: MNHRHFMLHKPHGYLSQFIYELKRKKKLLGELYPFPEGTMAIGRLDEDSEGLLLLTTDGKVSEQIRRKSVEKEYYAQVDGIITQEAVDIMQKGVEIGVNGTKYLTRNCKSKLLPVLPDYIGPGRRIRDERHGPTSWVSITVTEGKFRQVRKMTAAVGFPTLRLIRVRVGDSHLEGLQAGAVKEVNAF
- a CDS encoding DNA topoisomerase subunit B gives rise to the protein MEEQTIRPYKWRDHIRSRPAMYIGQLNFYGYKQIVEYLFEEILEDALENPVFEITFLPENSFTIQITNTDTKKMLIRLKKLQKTDDQLSNLGLALFIVLNANATITVHDLPSIVIFHKQDNSFGFAASTSQETEKSIILTAKLDQEIFTDLELVYDQINPFLRQFAYLNPSLKIISTDKTTEELQRNIFYYPKGVFQQLDYYISQQTYGESFMRVDIEAEINNYFYKIGISFSNLYPNKSLIKTYVGNLESYQGGSYNDGILDGLILAIKKAAEEKNIVIEINRKLVKEQFLIIAAVTGADFIFKGSIRRELGMPKLKKDVKELVYEETTNYFNLNPKVKEKIIYIFKKWFEYDFEN
- a CDS encoding dienelactone hydrolase family protein, with product MKKYISLFLLSISFTMMGQLQTINYTDGTQKLEGFFAKAKKDNPKNIGIIVLPAWMGIDNHAKESAEALADLGYHAFVADIYGMGNKPTNTTEAGKLAGYFKSSYKDYQKRIQLAIDQLVKQGANADEIAVIGYCFGGTGAIEAARDGLKVKGVVSFHGGLGKDPMRISQPITAKVLVLHGADDPYVPQKEIQAFQDEMRISKADWQMNYYANAVHAFTHKDLDTDNSKGAAYNEKADKRSWEAMKAFFIELFK